Proteins from a genomic interval of Brachybacterium vulturis:
- the secG gene encoding preprotein translocase subunit SecG, with protein sequence MSLLKLVLQILLAVLGLLTIMFVLLHKGRGGGLSDMFGGGVSSSASASGVAERNLNRLTVGVAVSWGLCAVGLGIVEKLL encoded by the coding sequence CTGTCTCTGCTGAAGCTCGTCCTTCAGATCCTGCTGGCCGTCCTCGGCCTGCTCACCATCATGTTCGTCCTGCTGCACAAGGGGCGCGGCGGTGGTCTGTCCGACATGTTCGGTGGTGGCGTCTCCTCGTCCGCGAGCGCGTCAGGGGTCGCCGAGCGCAACCTCAACCGGCTCACCGTCGGGGTCGCCGTGTCGTGGGGCCTGTGCGCTGTGGGTCTGGGCATCGTGGAGAAGCTGCTCTGA
- the tpiA gene encoding triose-phosphate isomerase, translated as MTTPRTPLMAGNWKMNLDWKQGLALVEELGDQLKGFDTDKVETVVLPPFVDIRTVQVAVDAGKLPIAYGAQDISAHESGAFTGEVSGAMLKALGATYVAVGHSERRQYHGEDEQVTGAKVKAAFAAGLTPILCVGEPLEERKAGNHVPYTLAQLTGGIEGLTAEQAEKIVIAYEPVWAIGTGEVAGADDAQEVCHALREALREQYGDVVADAVRVLYGGSVKSSNVVELMGKADVDGALVGGASLKAEEFAKIAGYQG; from the coding sequence ATGACCACCCCCCGCACCCCGCTGATGGCGGGCAACTGGAAGATGAACCTCGACTGGAAGCAGGGCCTCGCCCTCGTCGAGGAGCTCGGCGACCAGCTCAAGGGCTTCGACACCGACAAGGTCGAGACCGTCGTGCTGCCGCCCTTCGTGGACATCCGCACCGTCCAGGTGGCCGTCGACGCCGGCAAGCTGCCGATCGCCTACGGCGCGCAGGACATCTCCGCGCACGAGTCCGGCGCCTTCACCGGTGAGGTCTCCGGGGCGATGCTGAAGGCGCTGGGCGCGACCTATGTCGCCGTGGGCCACTCCGAGCGCCGCCAGTACCACGGCGAGGACGAGCAGGTCACAGGCGCCAAGGTGAAGGCCGCCTTCGCCGCGGGCCTGACCCCGATCCTGTGCGTCGGCGAGCCGCTCGAGGAGCGCAAGGCCGGCAACCACGTCCCGTACACCCTCGCGCAGCTCACCGGCGGCATCGAGGGTCTGACCGCCGAGCAGGCGGAAAAGATCGTCATCGCCTACGAGCCGGTCTGGGCGATCGGCACCGGCGAGGTCGCCGGCGCGGACGATGCGCAGGAGGTCTGCCACGCCCTCCGCGAGGCGCTGCGTGAGCAGTACGGCGACGTCGTCGCCGATGCGGTGCGCGTCCTGTACGGCGGCAGCGTGAAGTCCTCCAACGTGGTCGAGCTGATGGGCAAGGCCGACGTCGACGGCGCACTCGTGGGCGGCGCCTCGCTGAAGGCCGAGGAGTTCGCCAAGATCGCCGGGTACCAGGGGTGA
- the whiA gene encoding DNA-binding protein WhiA translates to MALTGEAKEELSHLEVSRPSARKAEAAAMLRFAGGLHLVAGRVVVEAELDSAAVARRLHGIIADMYGHRADLAVLAPSGIRRTTRYIVRVEREGGMLARQTGLLDARGRPVRGMPPFVVGGASVDAEAAWRGAFLARGTLTEPGRSSALELSCPGPEVALAMVGAARRLGVASKAREARGTDRVVLRDGDAISMLLARMGAPETVKIWEERRTRREVKATAHRLANFDDANLRRSARAAVAAGQRVQRALEILGDEVPEHLQAAGTLRLEHRQSSLEELGRLADPPLTKDAVAGRIRRLLATADKRAEELGVPGTDQGVDEERLPPSPDPGH, encoded by the coding sequence ATGGCTCTGACGGGTGAGGCGAAGGAGGAGCTGAGCCATCTCGAGGTGAGCCGCCCCTCCGCCCGCAAGGCCGAGGCGGCGGCGATGCTCCGCTTCGCCGGCGGACTGCACCTGGTGGCAGGGCGGGTGGTGGTCGAGGCGGAACTGGACTCCGCGGCGGTCGCGCGCCGTCTGCACGGGATCATCGCCGACATGTACGGGCACCGCGCCGATCTGGCCGTCCTCGCCCCGTCCGGGATCCGGCGCACCACGCGCTACATCGTCCGGGTCGAGCGGGAGGGCGGGATGCTCGCGCGGCAGACCGGTCTGCTGGACGCGCGCGGCCGCCCGGTGCGCGGGATGCCGCCGTTCGTGGTCGGCGGTGCCTCGGTCGACGCGGAGGCCGCCTGGCGCGGCGCCTTCCTCGCCCGCGGCACGCTCACCGAGCCCGGCCGCTCCTCGGCGCTGGAGCTGTCCTGCCCGGGACCCGAGGTGGCGCTGGCGATGGTGGGGGCCGCCCGCCGCCTGGGCGTCGCCTCGAAGGCCCGCGAGGCCCGCGGGACGGACCGGGTGGTGCTGCGCGACGGCGACGCGATCTCGATGCTGCTGGCGCGCATGGGGGCCCCGGAGACCGTGAAGATCTGGGAGGAGCGACGCACCCGGCGCGAGGTGAAGGCCACCGCCCACCGGCTGGCCAACTTCGACGACGCGAACCTGCGACGCTCCGCCCGGGCGGCGGTGGCCGCGGGACAGCGGGTCCAGCGCGCGCTGGAGATCCTCGGCGACGAGGTGCCCGAGCATCTCCAGGCCGCGGGCACCCTCCGCCTGGAGCACCGCCAGTCGAGTCTGGAGGAGCTCGGACGCCTGGCGGACCCGCCGCTGACGAAGGACGCCGTGGCGGGCCGGATCCGGCGCCTGCTGGCGACCGCGGACAAGCGCGCGGAGGAGCTCGGCGTGCCGGGGACCGACCAAGGGGTGGACGAGGAGCGGCTCCCGCCGTCACCGGACCCCGGTCATTGA
- the rapZ gene encoding RNase adapter RapZ: MTEDRTPGPCTDTRGDVVIITGLAGAGRETAAHALEDMGWYVVYNIAPQLIGTLYDLRATAVGRENRFAVVVDPRSGPFFNELADVVAELRKADLRLRLLFLTADESTLVRRFDSVRRPHPLQGEEGVLEGIRREREMLAPYRRMADLVVDTSPLNVHQLTMKMRTVFGTSEEQQLTVTMLSFGFKYGIPLEADHVSDVRFIPNPYWVPELRPKRGTDPEVADFVLGDANAGEFVSRYLEMITPVLRGYSTENKHFTTLAVGCTGGKHRSVAVSEKIGDELRRAGHAVRIRHRDLGRE, from the coding sequence GTGACCGAGGACCGAACCCCCGGCCCGTGCACCGACACCCGTGGCGACGTCGTCATCATCACCGGCCTCGCCGGGGCCGGGCGCGAGACGGCCGCCCACGCCCTGGAGGACATGGGCTGGTACGTCGTCTACAACATCGCCCCGCAGCTGATCGGCACGCTGTACGACCTCCGCGCCACCGCCGTGGGCCGGGAGAACCGCTTCGCGGTGGTGGTCGACCCCCGCTCCGGTCCGTTCTTCAACGAGCTCGCCGACGTGGTGGCCGAACTGCGCAAGGCCGATCTGCGGCTGCGGCTGCTCTTCCTCACCGCCGATGAGTCGACCCTGGTGCGGCGCTTCGACTCGGTGCGGCGCCCCCACCCGCTGCAGGGGGAGGAGGGCGTGCTGGAGGGCATCCGCCGGGAGCGGGAGATGCTGGCCCCGTACCGCCGGATGGCGGATCTGGTGGTGGACACCTCCCCGCTGAACGTGCACCAGCTGACCATGAAGATGCGCACCGTCTTCGGCACCAGCGAGGAGCAGCAGCTGACGGTGACCATGCTGTCCTTCGGGTTCAAGTACGGGATCCCGCTGGAGGCCGACCACGTCAGCGACGTCCGCTTCATCCCCAACCCCTACTGGGTGCCCGAGCTGAGACCGAAGCGCGGCACGGATCCCGAGGTCGCCGACTTCGTGCTGGGGGACGCGAATGCGGGCGAGTTCGTGAGCCGCTATCTCGAGATGATCACGCCCGTGCTGCGCGGCTACAGCACCGAGAACAAGCACTTCACCACGCTTGCGGTGGGCTGCACCGGTGGCAAGCACCGCAGCGTCGCGGTCTCCGAGAAGATCGGCGACGAGCTGCGCAGGGCCGGGCACGCCGTCCGGATCCGTCACCGCGATCTGGGGCGAGAATGA
- a CDS encoding phosphoglycerate kinase, which yields MLKTIDSLGELRGKRVLVRADLNVPLDGTTITDDGRILAALPTLTRLVEAGARVVVLSHLGRPKGAPEEKYSLQPVVGRLGELLGQDVAFATDTVGPAAQDVVAGLADGGVAVLENLRFNAGETSKDDAERLAFATELAALGDAFVSDGFGVVHRKQASVFELATLLPAAAGELVRSEVESLQKVTDRPERPFVVVLGGAKIADKLGVIDSLLGKADRILIGGGMAYTFQKAKGFEVGRSLLDESKLDVVREYMERAERDGVELVLPVDTVVAPEFSADAAPTVVPVEEMPADQEGMDIGPETATLFGEKISDAATVFWNGPMGVFEFENFAQGTIAVAETLSKAPGFTVVGGGDSAAAVRTLGFDESLFSHISTGGGASLELIEGKDLPGISILEEDTE from the coding sequence GTGCTGAAGACCATCGATTCGCTCGGCGAGCTGCGCGGCAAGCGCGTGCTCGTCCGGGCAGACCTCAACGTCCCGCTGGACGGGACCACCATCACCGATGACGGCCGCATCCTCGCCGCGCTGCCCACGCTGACGCGTCTGGTCGAGGCCGGGGCGCGGGTCGTCGTGCTCTCCCATCTCGGCCGCCCGAAGGGCGCCCCGGAGGAGAAGTACTCCCTGCAGCCCGTCGTCGGTCGCCTCGGCGAGCTGCTGGGCCAGGACGTCGCCTTCGCGACCGACACCGTCGGCCCCGCCGCACAGGACGTCGTGGCCGGCCTGGCCGACGGCGGCGTCGCCGTCCTGGAGAACCTGCGCTTCAACGCGGGGGAGACCTCGAAGGACGACGCCGAGCGGCTCGCCTTCGCCACGGAGCTGGCTGCGCTCGGCGATGCCTTCGTCTCCGACGGCTTCGGGGTCGTCCACCGCAAGCAGGCCTCCGTCTTCGAGCTCGCGACCCTGCTGCCCGCGGCCGCCGGCGAACTGGTGCGCAGCGAGGTCGAGTCCCTGCAGAAGGTCACCGACCGGCCCGAGCGCCCCTTCGTGGTGGTCCTCGGCGGGGCGAAGATCGCCGACAAGCTCGGCGTGATCGACTCCCTGCTGGGCAAGGCCGATCGGATCCTCATCGGCGGCGGCATGGCCTACACCTTCCAGAAGGCGAAGGGCTTCGAGGTGGGGCGGTCCCTGCTGGACGAGTCCAAGCTCGACGTGGTCCGCGAGTACATGGAGCGCGCCGAGCGCGACGGCGTCGAGCTGGTGCTCCCGGTGGACACCGTGGTGGCCCCCGAGTTCTCCGCCGACGCCGCACCGACCGTGGTCCCCGTCGAGGAGATGCCCGCCGACCAGGAGGGCATGGACATCGGCCCGGAGACGGCGACGCTGTTCGGCGAGAAGATCTCCGATGCGGCGACCGTGTTCTGGAACGGCCCCATGGGCGTGTTCGAGTTCGAGAACTTCGCCCAGGGCACCATCGCGGTCGCGGAGACCCTCTCGAAGGCTCCCGGCTTCACCGTGGTCGGCGGTGGCGACTCCGCCGCCGCGGTCCGCACCCTCGGATTCGACGAATCCCTCTTCTCGCACATCTCCACCGGCGGCGGCGCGAGCCTCGAGCTCATCGAGGGCAAGGACCTGCCGGGCATCTCCATCCTCGAGGAGGACACCGAATGA
- the pgl gene encoding 6-phosphogluconolactonase, producing the protein MITTLTDTTASTINKQMIEMRETFGENTIGRVLTLIIIATGDVEKPLEAAVAASHEHPARVIVVDAEPEAASSGLDAEIRVGRDAGAAEVVILRARGDVLSSLDTLVMALLLPDAPIVTWWPENAPSSPVHDVLGSMSQRRITDAAACADPLGTLKRLRRGYASGDSDLAWSRLTRWRGLVASAYEVPPVAVPQQIQVSGTADNPSVTLMAGWLQHALGVDVEVLPPREGAPDCAGVHSVRLVREDGTIELSRVDDDSIIMKLPGDDTGQHVTMPRRTLPELVTEELRRLDPDEVYGEVLASTYSSIGDAATFATGKPAPQDVVGPDADAVAAAAASATAAQLAAALAERPQAHLVLTGGTVGTRTAAALPEALLAAGVDCSRLHLWWGDERYVDPDSAERNEVGVRESLLAPLQSTAGLPARHVHVMPSPADGMSLDDAAAWYGQQLDQMGGDEPFSTRGQAFFDVLLLGVGPDGHIASLFPQHPGQRRVSTSAAGVTDSPKPPSERISLTWPVLNSARHVALLVAGAEKAGAVRDAHGQIDPWRVPASSVRGLESTTWYLDEAAAQIPS; encoded by the coding sequence GTGATCACCACCCTGACCGACACCACCGCATCGACGATCAACAAGCAGATGATCGAGATGCGGGAGACCTTCGGCGAGAACACCATCGGCCGGGTCCTGACCCTCATCATCATCGCCACCGGCGACGTCGAGAAGCCCCTGGAGGCGGCCGTCGCGGCCAGCCACGAGCATCCCGCGCGGGTGATCGTGGTCGATGCGGAGCCCGAGGCCGCCAGCTCCGGTCTCGATGCCGAGATCCGGGTGGGACGCGATGCCGGCGCCGCGGAGGTCGTGATCCTGCGTGCCCGCGGTGACGTGCTGTCATCGCTGGACACCCTGGTGATGGCGCTGCTGCTGCCCGATGCTCCGATCGTGACCTGGTGGCCGGAGAACGCGCCGTCCTCGCCCGTCCACGACGTGCTGGGCTCCATGTCCCAGCGCCGGATCACCGACGCGGCGGCCTGCGCCGATCCGCTGGGGACGCTGAAGCGACTGCGCCGCGGCTACGCCAGCGGAGACTCCGACCTGGCGTGGAGCCGACTGACCCGCTGGCGCGGACTCGTCGCCAGCGCCTACGAGGTCCCACCCGTCGCCGTTCCCCAGCAGATCCAGGTCAGCGGCACCGCCGACAACCCCTCGGTGACGCTGATGGCCGGCTGGCTCCAGCACGCGCTCGGCGTCGACGTCGAGGTGCTGCCCCCGCGCGAGGGGGCGCCGGACTGCGCGGGGGTGCACAGCGTGCGCCTGGTCCGCGAGGACGGCACCATCGAGCTCAGCCGGGTGGACGACGACTCGATCATCATGAAGCTCCCCGGGGACGACACCGGTCAGCACGTGACGATGCCGCGTCGCACCCTGCCCGAGCTGGTCACGGAGGAGCTGCGCCGGCTGGATCCGGACGAGGTGTACGGCGAGGTCCTCGCCAGCACCTACAGCAGCATCGGTGACGCCGCGACCTTCGCCACCGGGAAGCCCGCGCCGCAGGATGTGGTGGGGCCCGATGCCGACGCGGTCGCGGCGGCCGCCGCCTCGGCCACCGCCGCGCAGCTGGCCGCCGCGCTCGCGGAGCGCCCGCAGGCCCATCTCGTGCTCACGGGCGGGACGGTGGGCACCAGGACCGCGGCCGCACTGCCGGAGGCCCTGCTCGCAGCGGGCGTCGACTGCAGCCGGCTGCATCTGTGGTGGGGCGATGAGCGCTACGTGGACCCCGACTCCGCGGAGCGCAACGAGGTCGGTGTGCGCGAGTCGCTGCTCGCACCGCTCCAGTCGACGGCCGGACTGCCCGCCCGCCACGTCCACGTGATGCCCTCCCCCGCCGACGGCATGTCGCTGGACGACGCCGCCGCCTGGTACGGGCAGCAGCTCGACCAGATGGGCGGCGACGAGCCGTTCAGCACCCGGGGCCAGGCATTCTTCGACGTGCTGCTGCTCGGGGTGGGGCCCGATGGGCACATCGCCTCGCTGTTCCCGCAGCACCCCGGTCAGCGCCGGGTCAGCACCAGCGCGGCCGGGGTGACCGACTCGCCCAAACCGCCGTCGGAGCGGATCTCGCTGACCTGGCCGGTGCTGAACTCGGCCCGGCACGTGGCGCTGCTGGTCGCCGGGGCGGAGAAGGCCGGCGCCGTCCGCGACGCCCACGGGCAGATCGATCCGTGGCGGGTTCCGGCGTCGTCCGTGCGCGGCCTGGAGTCGACCACCTGGTATCTGGACGAGGCGGCGGCGCAGATCCCGAGCTGA
- a CDS encoding gluconeogenesis factor YvcK family protein: MSIAPRSGGFRLRSADRSASARRGRRGDPQRPLRVVALGGGHGLAANLRALRLLADDITAVVTVADNGGSSGRIRTEMPVLPPGDLRMALAALCEDSDWGSIWGDVIQHRFATDGELDGHALGNLLIVALWQILEDPIEGLDQMAELLGARGRVLPMALEPLDIEAHVRGADGELRTVSGQWQVATAEGRVEDVRLIPERPRVPQDVIDALGRADWIIVGPGSWYTSVLPHLMIPEIAEAIRTSPARVCITTNLSVGAQEAEGMTSQDMLEVLVNASQGCRFDALLADPTTLEDALDLAEDARSRGIRTLLRQVSVGDGTPHHDPVRLAAAYRDLFDDAYGDVEPEHEGTALGAAGAAAAPATTRTEEDTHGSDG, encoded by the coding sequence ATGAGCATCGCGCCCCGTTCCGGCGGCTTCCGCCTGCGCAGCGCGGACCGCTCCGCCAGCGCCCGCCGCGGCCGCCGCGGCGACCCCCAGCGACCGCTGCGCGTGGTCGCGCTCGGCGGCGGGCACGGCCTCGCCGCGAACCTGCGCGCGCTGCGGCTGCTGGCCGATGACATCACCGCCGTGGTCACGGTCGCGGACAACGGCGGCTCCTCCGGCCGGATCCGCACCGAGATGCCGGTGCTGCCGCCCGGCGACCTGCGGATGGCGCTCGCCGCGCTGTGCGAGGACTCCGACTGGGGCTCGATCTGGGGTGACGTCATCCAGCACCGCTTCGCCACCGACGGCGAGCTGGACGGGCACGCGCTGGGCAATCTGCTGATCGTCGCGCTCTGGCAGATCCTCGAGGATCCCATCGAGGGCCTGGACCAGATGGCCGAGCTGCTCGGCGCGCGCGGCCGCGTGCTGCCGATGGCGCTGGAGCCCCTGGACATCGAGGCCCACGTGCGCGGGGCCGATGGCGAGCTGCGCACGGTCTCCGGGCAGTGGCAGGTGGCCACCGCCGAGGGCCGCGTCGAGGACGTGCGCCTGATCCCCGAGCGTCCGCGGGTGCCGCAGGACGTCATCGACGCCCTGGGCCGGGCCGACTGGATCATCGTCGGCCCCGGCTCCTGGTACACCTCCGTGCTCCCGCACCTGATGATCCCGGAGATCGCCGAGGCGATCCGCACCAGCCCGGCACGGGTCTGCATCACCACGAACCTCTCGGTGGGGGCGCAGGAGGCGGAGGGGATGACCAGCCAGGACATGCTCGAAGTGCTGGTCAACGCCTCGCAGGGATGCCGTTTCGACGCGCTGCTGGCGGACCCCACCACGCTCGAGGACGCCCTGGACCTCGCGGAGGATGCCCGCTCCCGCGGCATCAGGACGCTCCTGCGCCAGGTGAGCGTGGGGGACGGCACGCCCCATCACGACCCGGTGCGCCTCGCCGCCGCGTACCGTGATCTCTTCGACGATGCCTACGGCGACGTCGAACCCGAGCACGAGGGGACCGCGCTCGGGGCAGCGGGGGCCGCGGCGGCTCCCGCGACGACGAGGACCGAGGAGGACACGCATGGCTCTGACGGGTGA
- the uvrC gene encoding excinuclease ABC subunit UvrC, which yields MADPATYRPATGTIPTRPGVYRFRDEHGRVIYVGKAKNLRQRLVNYFQDLAVLHERTRRMVTTAASIEWTVVGTEVEALTLEYTWIKEFDPRFNVKFRDDKSYPYLVITMGETVPRVHITRRPRAKGDRIFGPYPQVGAIRETLDLMLRVFPIRSCTAGVYRRAERSGRPCLLGFIGKCAAPCVGDISEDEHRKLAEQFADFMAGNTSTYIRRIERQMKAAAAAMDFETAASLRDDLRALEKVMEKNSVVLSDATDADLIGFAQDELEASVQVFHVRGGRIRGQRGWTAEILDDSAAPDLIERALTTLYSDGIAPKEVLVPVLPTNRAQVQELMGARVDLRVPQRGEKKDLLLTVGENATEALRLHRLKRTGDLTARTKALEDLGEALDLAEPPLRIECFDISHSSGTNVVGSQVVFEDGLPKKSEYRRYSVSGEAARDDTASMYDVISRRLKHHLDPPEKSDEDKRRFAYPPSLLLVDGGPPQVAAAQRAMDDLGITDIALAGIAKRLEEIWLPGDEHPVILPRTSEALFLVQRLRDEAHRFAIAYHRSKRGRAMQASALDGIPGLGPARRRALLDRFVTVSAIREASEEQLAEVDGIGPALAAQIALALRSDQGSAAASDENAEAGTVIEDAALGVAVDTATGEIIDR from the coding sequence ATGGCCGATCCCGCGACCTACCGCCCCGCCACCGGCACCATCCCCACCCGCCCGGGGGTGTACAGGTTCCGGGACGAGCACGGCCGCGTCATCTACGTGGGCAAGGCGAAGAACCTCCGCCAGCGCCTGGTGAACTACTTCCAGGATCTCGCCGTCCTGCACGAGCGGACCCGGCGGATGGTGACCACCGCCGCGAGCATCGAGTGGACCGTGGTGGGCACGGAGGTCGAGGCGCTCACCCTGGAGTACACCTGGATCAAGGAGTTCGATCCGCGGTTCAACGTCAAGTTCCGCGACGACAAGTCCTACCCGTACCTGGTGATCACGATGGGGGAGACGGTGCCGCGGGTGCACATCACCCGCCGGCCCCGCGCCAAGGGGGACCGCATCTTCGGGCCCTACCCGCAGGTGGGCGCGATCCGAGAGACCCTCGACCTGATGCTGCGGGTGTTCCCGATCCGCTCCTGCACCGCCGGGGTGTACCGCCGCGCCGAGCGTTCCGGGCGGCCCTGCCTGCTGGGCTTCATCGGCAAGTGCGCCGCCCCCTGCGTGGGGGACATCTCCGAGGACGAGCACCGGAAGCTGGCCGAGCAGTTCGCCGATTTCATGGCCGGCAACACCTCGACCTACATCCGCCGCATCGAACGGCAGATGAAGGCCGCGGCCGCCGCGATGGACTTCGAGACCGCCGCGAGCCTGCGCGATGACCTGCGCGCGCTGGAGAAGGTGATGGAGAAGAACTCCGTCGTGCTCTCGGACGCCACTGACGCCGATCTCATCGGCTTCGCCCAGGACGAGCTCGAGGCCTCCGTGCAGGTCTTCCACGTGCGCGGGGGCCGGATCCGCGGCCAGCGGGGATGGACCGCCGAGATCCTCGACGACTCCGCCGCCCCCGACCTCATCGAGCGCGCGCTGACCACCCTGTACTCCGACGGCATCGCCCCCAAGGAGGTGCTGGTCCCGGTGCTGCCGACGAACCGGGCGCAGGTCCAGGAGCTGATGGGGGCGCGAGTGGACCTGCGGGTCCCGCAGCGCGGCGAGAAGAAGGATCTGCTGCTCACCGTCGGGGAGAACGCGACCGAGGCGCTGCGCCTGCATCGCCTGAAGCGCACCGGCGACCTCACCGCCCGCACCAAGGCGCTCGAGGACCTGGGGGAGGCGCTCGACCTCGCCGAGCCGCCGCTGCGCATCGAGTGCTTCGACATCTCCCATTCCTCGGGCACCAACGTCGTGGGGTCGCAGGTGGTGTTCGAGGACGGCCTGCCCAAGAAGAGCGAGTACCGCCGCTACTCCGTCAGCGGGGAGGCCGCCCGCGACGACACCGCCTCGATGTACGACGTCATCAGCCGCCGCCTGAAGCATCATCTGGATCCGCCGGAGAAGTCCGACGAGGACAAGCGGCGCTTCGCCTACCCGCCCTCCCTGCTCCTGGTCGACGGCGGCCCGCCCCAGGTCGCCGCCGCCCAGCGCGCCATGGACGACCTCGGCATCACCGACATCGCCCTGGCCGGGATCGCCAAGCGCCTCGAGGAGATCTGGCTGCCCGGCGACGAGCACCCGGTGATCCTGCCGCGCACCAGCGAGGCGCTGTTCCTGGTGCAGCGGCTGCGGGACGAGGCCCACCGCTTCGCGATCGCCTACCACCGCTCCAAACGGGGCCGTGCCATGCAGGCCAGCGCCCTGGACGGCATCCCCGGGCTGGGGCCCGCCCGTCGACGCGCCCTGCTGGACCGCTTCGTGACCGTCTCCGCGATCCGGGAGGCGAGCGAGGAGCAGCTGGCCGAGGTCGACGGGATCGGGCCCGCGTTGGCGGCGCAGATCGCGCTCGCGCTACGATCCGACCAGGGGAGCGCAGCGGCGTCGGACGAGAACGCGGAAGCGGGCACCGTCATCGAGGACGCGGCGCTCGGCGTCGCCGTGGACACGGCGACCGGCGAGATCATCGACCGCTGA
- the gap gene encoding type I glyceraldehyde-3-phosphate dehydrogenase yields the protein MTVKVGINGFGRIGRNFLRAALEQKADIQIVGVNDLTDNATLANLIKYDSIGGVLAHDVSFDDDSITVGQSSFKAFAERDPKNIPWGEIGADVVIESTGIFTDAEKAKAHIEAGAKKVIISAPAKNEDATFVIGVNEGEYDPAKHDIISNASCTTNSLAPVAKVLNDEFGIVKGLMTTIHAYTSDQSLQDGPHKDPRRARAAALNIIPTTTGAAKAVALVLPELKGKLDGYSLRVPVPTGSITDLVFEASREVSAEEINAALKKAAEGPLKGVLRYTEDPIVSKDIEGDPHSSIVDGQLTKVNGNMVKVFTWYDNEWGFSNRLVELSQLVGKSL from the coding sequence TTGACAGTCAAGGTTGGTATCAACGGATTCGGCCGCATCGGCCGTAACTTCCTGCGCGCCGCTCTCGAGCAGAAGGCGGACATCCAGATCGTCGGTGTGAACGACCTCACCGACAACGCGACGCTCGCGAACCTCATCAAGTACGACTCCATCGGCGGCGTCCTGGCCCACGACGTCTCCTTCGACGACGACTCGATCACCGTCGGCCAGAGCTCCTTCAAGGCGTTCGCCGAGCGCGATCCGAAGAACATCCCGTGGGGCGAGATCGGCGCGGACGTCGTCATCGAGTCCACCGGCATCTTCACCGACGCCGAGAAGGCCAAGGCCCACATCGAGGCCGGTGCCAAGAAGGTCATCATCTCCGCTCCGGCGAAGAACGAGGACGCGACCTTCGTGATCGGTGTGAACGAGGGCGAGTACGACCCCGCGAAGCACGACATCATCTCCAACGCGTCCTGCACCACCAACAGCCTCGCGCCGGTGGCGAAGGTGCTGAACGACGAGTTCGGCATCGTCAAGGGTCTGATGACCACGATCCACGCCTACACCTCGGACCAGTCGCTCCAGGACGGCCCGCACAAGGACCCGCGCCGTGCCCGCGCCGCCGCCCTGAACATCATCCCGACCACCACCGGGGCGGCCAAGGCCGTGGCGCTGGTGCTCCCGGAGCTCAAGGGCAAGCTGGACGGCTACTCGCTGCGCGTCCCGGTCCCCACCGGCTCGATCACCGACCTCGTCTTCGAGGCCTCGCGCGAGGTCTCCGCCGAGGAGATCAACGCCGCGCTGAAGAAGGCCGCCGAGGGTCCGCTCAAGGGCGTCCTGCGCTACACCGAGGATCCGATCGTCTCCAAGGACATCGAGGGCGATCCGCACTCCTCGATCGTCGATGGGCAGCTGACCAAGGTCAACGGCAACATGGTCAAGGTGTTCACCTGGTACGACAACGAGTGGGGCTTCTCGAACCGTCTCGTCGAGCTCTCGCAGCTCGTCGGCAAGTCCCTCTGA